The following are from one region of the Sphingomonas oryzagri genome:
- a CDS encoding long-chain-fatty-acid--CoA ligase yields the protein MSDPALASNDRPASAGNGSGHSPSFAPRLLTDLLDHAVATWPERVAIDFMGRRWTYAELGSLVDHAARGLQDLGVKPGDRVGLCLPNTPYYVALYFATFRVGGIVVNLNPLYVERELCHLIEDSGCQVVATCDITSIHDKVTKVAEQLNLRKLIVCPISGALPTFKAIGYRIFKRGEIAHVPHDALHVQFHALVASDRKPDPVSVKTDDVAVLQYTGGTTGEPKAAMLTHANLTANCAQMSVFVAGQMDPNEQQRILGVLPLFHVFALTSILNYGIDNGAELVLLPRFELKQAVDTVARARCTTFYGVPTIYGALNNLPEKELAKLASIKWSVSGGAPLPFETRQRYEQRMGTPLVEGYGLSEASPIITCNPLDAPPRDNSAGPAFPGTVIEIRDLDDPTRILPQGEKGEICARGPQVMKGYWNRPDATAEVFVDGALRTGDVGYLDEDGYLFIVDRMKDLIIASGYNIYPRTIEEALYEHPAIAEAVCIAVDDAYRGQAPKAFVTLKAGQSATVDELCEFLKDKLNKLEMPKAIEIRDELPKTLIGKLSKKELVAEEKAKAGRN from the coding sequence ATGAGCGACCCGGCCCTCGCCTCCAACGATCGGCCGGCTTCGGCGGGGAATGGCTCCGGCCATTCCCCGTCCTTCGCGCCGCGCCTGCTGACCGACCTGCTCGACCACGCCGTGGCCACCTGGCCGGAGCGCGTGGCGATCGATTTCATGGGTCGCCGCTGGACCTATGCCGAGCTTGGCTCGCTGGTCGATCATGCGGCGCGCGGACTGCAGGACCTGGGCGTGAAGCCCGGCGACCGCGTCGGCCTGTGCCTGCCCAACACGCCGTATTACGTCGCGCTCTACTTCGCGACCTTCCGGGTCGGCGGCATCGTCGTCAACCTGAACCCGCTCTATGTCGAGCGCGAGCTGTGCCACCTGATCGAGGATTCGGGCTGCCAGGTAGTCGCCACCTGCGACATCACCTCGATCCACGACAAGGTGACCAAGGTCGCCGAGCAGCTGAACCTGCGCAAGCTGATCGTCTGCCCGATCTCCGGCGCGCTGCCGACCTTCAAGGCGATCGGCTACCGCATCTTCAAGCGCGGCGAGATCGCGCACGTGCCCCATGATGCGCTGCACGTGCAGTTCCACGCGCTCGTCGCGTCCGACCGGAAGCCCGATCCCGTCTCGGTGAAGACCGACGACGTCGCCGTTCTCCAATATACCGGCGGCACCACCGGCGAGCCGAAGGCCGCGATGCTGACGCACGCCAACCTCACCGCCAATTGCGCTCAGATGAGCGTGTTCGTCGCAGGCCAGATGGACCCGAACGAGCAGCAGCGCATCCTGGGCGTGCTGCCGCTGTTCCACGTCTTCGCGCTGACCAGCATCCTCAACTACGGAATCGACAACGGTGCCGAACTGGTGCTGCTGCCCCGTTTCGAGCTGAAGCAGGCGGTCGACACGGTGGCGCGCGCCAGGTGCACGACCTTCTACGGCGTGCCGACCATCTACGGCGCGCTCAACAACCTGCCCGAGAAGGAGCTGGCCAAGCTCGCCTCGATCAAATGGTCGGTTTCGGGCGGCGCGCCGCTGCCGTTCGAGACGCGCCAGCGCTACGAGCAGCGCATGGGCACGCCGCTGGTCGAGGGCTACGGCCTGTCCGAAGCCTCGCCGATCATCACCTGCAACCCGCTCGACGCGCCGCCGCGCGACAACAGCGCCGGCCCCGCCTTCCCCGGCACGGTGATCGAAATCCGCGATCTGGACGATCCCACCAGGATCCTGCCGCAAGGCGAGAAGGGCGAGATCTGCGCGCGCGGGCCGCAGGTGATGAAAGGCTATTGGAACCGCCCGGACGCGACCGCCGAGGTCTTCGTCGATGGCGCGCTGCGCACCGGCGACGTCGGCTATCTCGACGAGGACGGCTACCTCTTCATCGTCGACCGGATGAAGGACCTGATCATCGCCAGCGGATACAACATCTATCCGCGCACGATCGAGGAGGCGCTCTACGAGCATCCCGCGATCGCCGAAGCGGTGTGTATCGCGGTGGACGACGCCTATCGGGGGCAGGCCCCCAAGGCCTTCGTGACGCTCAAGGCCGGCCAGTCGGCGACCGTCGACGAGCTGTGCGAGTTCCTGAAGGACAAGCTCAACAAGCTCGAAATGCCCAAGGCGATCGAAATCCGCGACGAGCTGCCGAAAACGCTGATCGGCAAACTTTCCAAAAAGGAGCTGGTCGCCGAAGAAAAGGCGAAGGCGGGCCGGAATTGA
- a CDS encoding MerR family transcriptional regulator, protein MTRDGDELHGIQKVSADLGVTPRTLRFYEDKGLIEPKRVGTTRIYTKREVGRMQLILRGKRLGFSLKLIKQFLDLYDADPQHVEQMSALAVVASQRADELEQQRHALDLTIAELRQIEREALEKVAAAKG, encoded by the coding sequence GTGACCAGAGATGGGGATGAGCTGCACGGCATCCAGAAGGTGTCGGCGGATCTGGGGGTGACTCCGCGCACGCTCAGATTCTACGAGGACAAGGGGCTGATCGAGCCGAAGCGGGTCGGCACCACGCGCATCTACACGAAGCGCGAGGTCGGCCGGATGCAGCTGATCCTGCGCGGCAAGCGGCTGGGCTTCTCGCTCAAGCTGATCAAGCAGTTCCTCGATCTCTACGATGCCGATCCGCAGCATGTGGAGCAGATGAGCGCGCTGGCCGTGGTCGCCAGCCAGCGCGCTGACGAACTGGAACAGCAGCGCCACGCGCTCGACCTGACCATCGCCGAATTGCGCCAGATCGAACGCGAGGCGCTGGAAAAGGTCGCGGCGGCAAAGGGATAA
- a CDS encoding chloride channel protein has protein sequence MSLQKVFRFGIALRRRFRQSEATFILLSVVVGAVGGGLAVLLGAAAHRLQRWLYHLPGTMRLSAAPHLEASTLIALPLGGALLGLLMLALDRWRRRTPVDVVEANALHGGAVPFRDTLSVTGQTFVSNGFGASVGLEAAYAQIGGGIASVLGKWLSLRRGDMRVLVGAGTGAAIGAAFGAPLTGAFYAFEIVIGAYTPAAIAPVAAAAIAGVATARTMGAVPYLITVDSTGISRNLDYLAFVGIGIVCALTGIILMRAVSLLEQGVRWTKLPPAARPFVGGLLLMPIAHISPQALSAGHGALHLALAGDAPLKILCIIFALKMLASCISLGFGFRGGLFFASLFLGVMVGRIYGDVTELLLPGQHLWAQDAALVGMAALAVSVVGGPMTMSFLVLEATRDFALTGIVLTASLVASALVRELFGYSFSTWRLHLRGEVIKSARDIGWVRQLTAGRMMRKAPVAVPADISIAEFRRRNPLGSTSRVILIDEDEHYAGMVPTTRAYADGVDLDDPVDTLTRRPDETVTPDRNIAEVMQAFDRLGVDDLAVVDGDGGVLGLLTESHVRKRYADELEKAQRELFGES, from the coding sequence GTGTCGCTGCAAAAGGTCTTTCGCTTCGGGATCGCGCTGAGGCGCCGATTCCGGCAGAGCGAGGCGACCTTCATCCTGCTCTCCGTGGTGGTCGGCGCCGTCGGCGGCGGACTGGCAGTGCTGCTCGGCGCGGCCGCGCACCGGCTCCAGCGCTGGCTCTATCACCTCCCCGGCACGATGCGGCTGAGCGCGGCGCCGCATCTCGAAGCCTCCACCCTCATCGCGCTGCCGCTGGGCGGCGCGCTGCTCGGCCTGCTGATGCTGGCGCTCGATCGCTGGCGCCGGCGGACCCCGGTCGACGTCGTCGAGGCGAACGCGCTGCATGGCGGCGCCGTGCCCTTCCGCGACACGCTTTCGGTCACCGGGCAGACCTTCGTCTCCAACGGCTTCGGCGCCTCGGTGGGGCTGGAGGCGGCCTATGCGCAGATCGGCGGCGGCATCGCCTCGGTGCTGGGCAAGTGGCTGAGCCTGCGCCGCGGCGACATGCGCGTGCTGGTCGGCGCGGGCACGGGTGCTGCGATCGGCGCGGCGTTCGGCGCGCCGCTGACCGGCGCCTTCTACGCCTTCGAGATCGTCATCGGCGCCTACACGCCCGCCGCCATCGCCCCCGTCGCCGCCGCCGCCATCGCCGGCGTCGCCACCGCGCGGACGATGGGCGCCGTCCCCTATCTGATCACCGTCGATTCGACCGGCATCTCGCGCAATCTCGATTATCTCGCCTTCGTCGGCATCGGCATCGTCTGCGCGCTGACCGGCATCATCCTGATGCGCGCGGTGAGCCTGCTCGAACAGGGCGTACGCTGGACGAAGCTACCGCCGGCCGCGCGGCCCTTCGTCGGCGGGCTGCTGCTGATGCCGATCGCGCATATCAGCCCGCAGGCGCTGTCGGCGGGCCACGGCGCGCTCCACCTCGCACTGGCGGGCGACGCGCCGCTCAAGATCCTGTGCATCATCTTCGCGCTCAAGATGCTGGCGTCATGCATCTCGCTGGGCTTCGGCTTTCGCGGCGGCCTGTTCTTCGCGAGCCTGTTCCTCGGCGTGATGGTCGGCCGTATCTATGGCGACGTGACCGAGCTGCTGCTGCCCGGCCAGCATCTCTGGGCGCAGGACGCGGCGCTCGTCGGCATGGCGGCGCTGGCGGTGTCGGTGGTCGGCGGGCCGATGACGATGAGCTTCCTGGTGCTGGAGGCGACGCGCGATTTCGCGCTGACCGGCATCGTGCTCACCGCCAGCCTCGTCGCCTCGGCGCTGGTGCGCGAGCTGTTCGGCTACAGCTTCTCGACCTGGCGGCTCCACCTGCGCGGCGAGGTGATCAAGTCGGCGCGCGACATCGGCTGGGTGCGCCAGCTCACCGCGGGGCGGATGATGCGCAAGGCGCCGGTCGCGGTGCCGGCCGACATCTCCATCGCCGAGTTCCGCCGCCGCAACCCGCTGGGATCGACCAGTCGCGTGATCCTGATCGACGAGGACGAGCATTATGCCGGCATGGTCCCGACCACCCGCGCCTATGCCGACGGCGTCGACCTCGACGACCCGGTCGATACCCTGACTCGCCGCCCCGACGAGACGGTGACCCCCGACCGCAACATCGCCGAGGTGATGCAGGCGTTCGACCGCCTCGGCGTCGACGACCTCGCAGTGGTGGACGGCGACGGCGGCGTGCTGGGGTTGCTCACCGAAAGCCACGTGCGGAAACGCTATGCCGACGAGCTGGAGAAAGCGCAAAGGGAGCTGTTCGGGGAGAGTTGA
- a CDS encoding GIY-YIG nuclease family protein — translation MDSERRGGWVYIMADRYRGTLYVGVTADLASRIFQHKNTGGSDFCARYGLTRLVWAEYGEDITACIAHEKRLKRWQRAWKIDLVERANPEWTDLFA, via the coding sequence ATGGACAGTGAACGACGCGGCGGCTGGGTCTACATCATGGCCGATCGCTATCGCGGCACGCTCTACGTGGGCGTGACGGCTGATCTTGCGTCACGAATTTTTCAGCACAAGAACACTGGCGGGTCCGACTTCTGCGCGCGATACGGCCTTACGCGTCTGGTGTGGGCCGAATACGGCGAAGATATCACCGCCTGCATCGCCCATGAGAAACGCCTGAAACGCTGGCAGCGCGCATGGAAGATCGACCTGGTCGAGCGCGCCAACCCCGAATGGACCGACCTGTTCGCCTAG
- the typA gene encoding translational GTPase TypA, translating to MALRNVAIIAHVDHGKTTLVDQLFRQSGTFRDNQRVEERAMDSNDLEKERGITILAKPTSIVWEGTRINIVDTPGHADFGGEVERILSMVDGVILLVDSSEGAMPQTKFVTGKALALGLKPIVVVNKIDRPDSRVQEVLDEVFDLFVTLEANDEQLDFPVLYASGRNGYASTDEMAREGDLTPLFQKIVDHVPEPKVDVDAPFTFLVTLLDRDNFLGRILTGRVNSGTVKLNQPIHALDAEGNVIEAGRASKIMTFHGLDRVPVDEAQAGNIISLAGLTVATVANTIADTSVSEPIQAQPIDPPTLSMRFAVNDSPFAGREGSKVTSRMIRDRLFREAESNVAVKVTESADKDSFEVAGRGELQLGVLIETMRREGFELGISRPRVLFGEDENGKKTEPYETVVIDVDEEFSGTVVDKMNQRKAEMTDMRPSGGGKTRITFSAPSRGLIGYHGEFLSDTRGTGIMNRLFEKYGPHKGTIEGRKNGVLISNGNGEAQSYALGPLEERGILFVGHGEALYEGMIVGQNAKDDDLEVNPMKAKQLTNFRASGGKDDAIRLTPPRKMTLEQAIAYIDDDELVEVTPKTIRLRKRHLDPNERKRAKRAAA from the coding sequence ATGGCGCTCCGCAACGTGGCGATCATCGCCCACGTCGATCATGGCAAGACCACGCTCGTCGACCAGCTCTTCCGTCAGTCCGGCACCTTCCGCGACAACCAGCGCGTCGAAGAGCGCGCGATGGACTCCAACGATCTGGAGAAGGAGCGGGGCATCACCATCCTCGCCAAGCCGACCTCCATCGTGTGGGAAGGCACCCGCATCAACATCGTGGACACGCCTGGCCACGCCGATTTCGGCGGCGAGGTGGAGCGCATCCTCTCGATGGTCGACGGCGTGATCCTGCTGGTCGATTCGTCCGAAGGCGCGATGCCGCAGACCAAGTTCGTGACCGGCAAGGCGCTCGCCCTCGGCCTCAAGCCGATCGTGGTCGTCAACAAGATCGACCGGCCGGACAGCCGCGTGCAGGAAGTGCTCGACGAGGTGTTCGACCTGTTCGTCACGCTCGAGGCCAATGACGAGCAGCTCGATTTCCCGGTGCTCTACGCGTCGGGCCGCAACGGCTATGCGTCGACCGACGAGATGGCGCGCGAGGGCGATCTGACCCCGCTGTTCCAGAAGATCGTCGATCACGTGCCCGAGCCGAAGGTCGACGTCGACGCGCCCTTCACCTTCCTTGTGACCCTGCTCGACCGCGACAACTTCCTCGGCCGCATCCTGACCGGCCGCGTCAATTCGGGCACGGTGAAGCTCAACCAGCCGATCCACGCGCTCGATGCCGAGGGCAATGTGATCGAGGCGGGCCGCGCGTCGAAGATCATGACCTTCCACGGCCTCGATCGCGTGCCGGTGGACGAGGCGCAGGCGGGCAACATCATCTCGCTCGCGGGCCTGACCGTCGCGACCGTCGCCAACACCATTGCCGACACCTCGGTGTCCGAGCCGATCCAGGCGCAGCCGATCGACCCGCCGACGCTCTCGATGCGTTTCGCGGTGAACGATTCGCCCTTCGCCGGCCGTGAAGGCTCGAAGGTCACCTCGCGCATGATCCGCGACCGCCTGTTCCGCGAGGCCGAATCGAACGTCGCCGTGAAGGTGACCGAGAGCGCCGACAAGGACAGCTTCGAGGTCGCGGGCCGCGGCGAGCTCCAGCTCGGCGTGCTGATCGAGACGATGCGCCGCGAGGGCTTCGAACTCGGCATCAGCCGCCCGCGCGTGCTGTTCGGCGAGGACGAGAACGGCAAGAAGACCGAGCCCTACGAGACGGTCGTGATCGACGTGGACGAGGAATTCTCCGGCACGGTCGTCGACAAGATGAACCAGCGCAAGGCCGAGATGACCGACATGCGCCCGTCCGGCGGCGGCAAGACCCGCATCACCTTCTCGGCGCCGTCGCGCGGCCTGATCGGCTATCACGGCGAGTTCCTGTCGGACACGCGCGGCACCGGCATCATGAACCGGCTGTTTGAGAAATACGGCCCCCACAAGGGCACGATCGAAGGCCGCAAGAACGGCGTGTTGATCTCCAACGGAAACGGCGAGGCGCAATCCTATGCGCTCGGGCCCCTCGAGGAGCGCGGCATCCTGTTCGTCGGCCATGGCGAGGCGCTCTACGAGGGCATGATCGTCGGTCAGAACGCCAAGGATGACGACCTCGAGGTCAATCCGATGAAGGCGAAGCAGCTGACCAACTTCCGCGCTTCGGGCGGCAAGGACGACGCGATCCGTCTGACGCCCCCGCGCAAGATGACGCTGGAGCAGGCGATCGCCTATATCGACGACGACGAGCTGGTGGAGGTCACGCCCAAGACGATCCGTCTGCGCAAGCGCCACCTCGATCCGAACGAGCGCAAGCGCGCGAAGCGCGCCGCGGCGTAA
- a CDS encoding LysE family translocator — protein sequence MTWDRWWLFAVTVFLISGTPGPNMLHVMTRSVRHGFARSVWAMAGCMSAVLLALVASAAGVGALLLASPHLFDVLRYAGAAYLVWLGFKAWRGAGKVNSPLPEREGAGVGSPGAGVTYSGDEPTPNPSLSGRGTRSPSAFALFRDALFTGLSNPKLILFAAALFPQFISQKAGWAPQFAILTGTFVVIETGWYVAYAAGGRRLAGWLASAKRQRLFDRATGSLFFLFGAGLIAARA from the coding sequence ATGACCTGGGATCGTTGGTGGCTGTTCGCGGTGACGGTGTTCCTGATCTCGGGAACGCCGGGGCCGAACATGCTCCACGTCATGACGCGATCGGTCCGCCACGGCTTCGCCCGCTCGGTCTGGGCGATGGCGGGCTGCATGAGCGCCGTGCTGCTGGCGCTGGTCGCATCGGCGGCGGGAGTGGGCGCGCTGCTGCTCGCCTCGCCGCATCTGTTCGATGTCCTGCGCTATGCGGGCGCGGCGTATCTGGTATGGCTGGGCTTCAAGGCGTGGCGCGGCGCGGGCAAAGTGAACTCTCCCCTCCCTGAAAGGGAGGGGGCGGGGGTGGGTTCGCCTGGGGCGGGCGTGACATACTCCGGTGACGAACCCACCCCTAACCCCTCCCTTTCAGGGAGGGGGACGCGCTCGCCGTCTGCCTTCGCCTTATTCCGCGACGCGCTGTTCACCGGCCTGTCCAACCCCAAGCTGATCCTGTTCGCCGCCGCGCTCTTTCCGCAGTTCATCAGCCAGAAGGCCGGCTGGGCGCCGCAGTTCGCGATCCTCACCGGCACCTTCGTGGTGATCGAGACCGGCTGGTACGTCGCCTATGCCGCCGGTGGGCGCCGGCTCGCTGGATGGCTCGCCTCGGCGAAGCGCCAGCGCCTGTTCGATCGCGCCACCGGATCGCTCTTCTTCCTGTTCGGTGCCGGGCTGATCGCCGCGCGGGCCTAA
- a CDS encoding alkaline phosphatase D family protein, which produces MTQLLTPTRRAVLGGIAVAPFILPSRLSAQMRFADYPFTLGVASGSPLADGFVLWTRLAPSPMEPHGGMPMKPIAVDWEVAEDSGFKAVVQKGTETAWPELGHSVHAEVAGLKPGRSYWYRFLCGGEKSLVGRAATLPAAGSAVARMRFAAVGCQHFEAGWYTAFRRVAEEDLDFVFHYGDYIYEYHPGYALDENKRPMQPVRLYAGREPFAIGDYRIRYAQETLDPDLMAARAAHPWFCTYDDHEVQNNWAGVYDQNGTPPEVFVTRRRQALQCWYEHMPVRKSTLLADGTVDFHTRADFGDLARLHLPNTRLYRTDQPCGDNYKPMCAEAAKPGAQMIDPAQEKWLDDGLASSRQRWQGVLQQVMMCPLDRRSTGDSDEDASVHGDKPVFNMDSWGGYPAQRERLFDAFGRKGNVVVVTGDEHQNFASDLMHGGRVVGSEFVSTSITSGGDGHDTRPGNETWMRNNPNLKWTNDRRGYVLSEVTPESWIGHYRTLDAVTVKDMPIRTAASWVVESGKTGLQRA; this is translated from the coding sequence ATGACCCAGTTGCTCACCCCCACCCGCCGCGCGGTCCTCGGCGGGATTGCCGTCGCTCCGTTCATCCTGCCGTCGCGCCTCTCCGCGCAGATGCGGTTCGCGGATTACCCCTTCACGCTCGGCGTCGCCTCCGGTTCGCCGCTGGCCGACGGCTTCGTGCTGTGGACCCGCCTCGCGCCCTCGCCGATGGAGCCGCACGGCGGCATGCCGATGAAGCCGATCGCGGTCGACTGGGAGGTCGCGGAGGATAGCGGCTTCAAGGCGGTCGTGCAGAAGGGCACGGAGACGGCCTGGCCCGAGCTCGGCCATTCGGTGCACGCCGAGGTTGCCGGCCTGAAGCCCGGCCGCTCCTATTGGTATCGCTTCCTGTGCGGGGGCGAGAAGAGCCTCGTCGGCCGTGCCGCCACCCTGCCCGCCGCCGGATCGGCTGTCGCGCGGATGCGCTTCGCCGCCGTCGGCTGCCAGCATTTCGAGGCGGGCTGGTACACCGCCTTCCGCCGCGTCGCCGAGGAAGACCTCGATTTCGTCTTCCACTATGGCGACTACATCTACGAATATCACCCCGGCTATGCGCTCGACGAGAACAAGCGGCCGATGCAGCCGGTGCGCCTCTATGCCGGGCGCGAGCCGTTCGCGATCGGCGACTATCGCATCCGCTACGCGCAGGAGACGCTGGATCCCGACCTGATGGCCGCGCGCGCCGCGCATCCGTGGTTCTGCACCTATGACGACCACGAGGTGCAGAACAACTGGGCCGGCGTCTACGACCAGAACGGCACCCCGCCCGAGGTCTTCGTCACCCGCCGGCGGCAGGCGCTGCAATGCTGGTACGAGCATATGCCGGTGCGCAAATCGACTTTGCTGGCGGACGGCACGGTCGATTTCCACACCCGCGCCGATTTCGGCGACCTCGCCCGCCTGCACCTGCCCAATACGCGGCTCTATCGCACCGATCAGCCGTGCGGCGACAATTACAAGCCGATGTGCGCGGAGGCGGCGAAGCCCGGCGCGCAGATGATCGATCCGGCTCAGGAGAAGTGGCTGGACGACGGCCTCGCCTCCAGCCGCCAGCGCTGGCAGGGCGTGCTCCAGCAGGTGATGATGTGCCCGCTCGATCGCCGCTCGACCGGCGATTCCGACGAGGACGCATCGGTCCACGGCGACAAGCCGGTGTTCAACATGGACAGCTGGGGCGGCTACCCCGCGCAGCGCGAGCGGCTGTTCGATGCTTTCGGGCGCAAGGGCAATGTCGTCGTCGTCACCGGCGACGAACATCAGAACTTCGCCAGTGATTTGATGCACGGCGGCCGCGTGGTGGGCAGCGAATTCGTCTCGACCTCGATCACGTCGGGCGGCGACGGCCACGATACGCGGCCGGGCAACGAGACGTGGATGCGCAACAACCCCAACCTCAAATGGACCAACGACCGGCGCGGCTACGTGCTGAGCGAGGTCACGCCCGAAAGCTGGATCGGCCATTACCGCACCTTGGACGCGGTGACGGTGAAGGACATGCCGATCAGGACGGCGGCAAGCTGGGTGGTGGAGAGCGGCAAGACGGGGCTGCAGCGCGCATGA
- a CDS encoding toxic anion resistance protein: MATETTTAEAPTIELTPPAPVPALAPEKAAGLVPVDEKTRTKLDEKVDGFIETLVATDSNSPEFGKQVDQITNMGRREIMEAAGHSNRFLDRPTKAMDKDGNVGTNLAELRRTIEDLDPSTKGDLFTSRKIFGIIPFGSKMRNYFDGYKSAQNHISTILQHLAGGKDELLKDNAAIDVERQRLWAAMGKLEQMIHVAKTLDSRLEQKALDLDATDPAKAKAIRESALFYVRQRTQDLLTQMAVTVQGYLALDLVKKNNVELVKGVDRASTTTVAALRTAVTVAQALTNQKLVLDQITALNTTTANIIDSTGTMLKNQTGAIHQQAAASTIPIDTLKRAFQNIYSTMDAIDTFKLQALGNMKQTVDVLTDEVEKSRGYIARAEGAAQAESSAREEAFKID, encoded by the coding sequence ATGGCCACCGAGACGACGACCGCCGAGGCACCGACGATCGAGCTGACGCCCCCGGCGCCCGTCCCCGCGCTCGCGCCCGAGAAGGCGGCGGGGCTGGTGCCGGTCGACGAAAAGACCCGCACCAAGCTCGACGAGAAGGTCGACGGCTTCATCGAGACTTTGGTCGCCACCGACAGCAACTCGCCGGAATTCGGCAAGCAGGTCGACCAGATCACCAACATGGGCCGCCGCGAGATCATGGAGGCGGCGGGCCACTCCAACCGCTTCCTCGATCGCCCGACCAAGGCGATGGACAAGGACGGAAACGTCGGCACCAACCTCGCCGAACTGCGCCGCACGATCGAGGATCTCGACCCTTCCACCAAGGGCGATCTGTTCACCAGCCGCAAGATCTTCGGGATCATCCCGTTCGGATCGAAGATGCGCAATTACTTCGACGGCTACAAATCGGCGCAGAACCACATCTCGACCATCCTCCAGCACCTCGCCGGCGGCAAGGACGAGTTGCTGAAGGACAATGCCGCGATCGATGTCGAGCGGCAGAGGCTGTGGGCGGCGATGGGCAAGCTCGAACAGATGATCCACGTCGCCAAGACGCTCGACAGCCGGCTGGAGCAGAAGGCGCTCGATCTCGACGCCACCGATCCCGCCAAGGCCAAGGCGATCCGCGAAAGCGCGCTCTTCTACGTCCGCCAGCGCACGCAGGATCTGCTCACACAGATGGCGGTGACGGTGCAGGGCTATCTGGCGCTCGATCTGGTCAAGAAGAACAATGTCGAGCTGGTAAAGGGCGTCGATCGCGCCTCCACCACCACGGTCGCGGCGCTGCGCACCGCCGTCACGGTGGCGCAGGCGCTGACCAACCAGAAGCTGGTGCTGGATCAGATCACCGCGCTCAACACCACCACCGCGAACATCATCGATTCGACCGGCACGATGCTCAAGAACCAGACCGGCGCGATCCACCAGCAGGCCGCCGCCAGCACCATCCCGATCGACACGCTGAAGCGCGCGTTCCAGAACATCTATTCGACGATGGACGCGATCGACACGTTCAAGCTGCAGGCGCTCGGCAACATGAAGCAGACGGTCGACGTGCTGACCGACGAGGTCGAGAAATCGCGCGGCTACATCGCGCGGGCCGAGGGCGCGGCGCAGGCCGAATCGTCGGCGCGCGAAGAAGCGTTCAAGATCGACTGA